The Siniperca chuatsi isolate FFG_IHB_CAS linkage group LG17, ASM2008510v1, whole genome shotgun sequence genomic sequence CCTTCTCTACTCCGTTCAGGTTGTACCAATTTACCACACTTCCGTTCGGGTTGTTTGGGGTGCCGGCCACCTTCCAATGTCTCATGGACCGAGTGCTGCATCCGCACACTGTATATGCGGCCGCCTACCTAGATGACATTATCATCCACAGAGACAGCTGGGCGGAGCATATGCGGCGGATAGCTGCGGTGCTTGGGTCATTGAGGCAGGCCGGTCTCACCGCCAACCCGAAGAAGTGTGCGGTTGGACGGAGGGAGGTACGGTATCTGGGGAGGGCAGGTGCACCCCCAGGTAGACAAGACGGCTGCGATTGCCGCCTGCCCTGAAGCACAAGTCAAAAAAAGAGGTGAGGTGGTTCCTGGGGCTTGCTGGCTATTACCGGTGGTTCATTCCCAACTTCGCAGAGCTGACCAGTCCCTTGACCGATCTCACCCGGAAAGATGCCTCAGATCCGGTCCAGTAGACGGAGTGGTACCAACTGGCATTCGAGACGGTAAAACAAGCCCTCTGTGGGgagcctctcctccacacacctaacttttctctcttttattctgCAGACTGACGCGTCGAAACAGAGGAGTGGGGGCCGTTTTGTCCCAGCAGGTGCAGGGTGTCGACCACTCGGTCGTATACATCAGCCGGAAGCTGTCAGAGAGGGGGCCAGGTACAGTACAATTTGGAAAAAGAGTGCCTGGCCATCCGGTGGGCGGTCGAGGCCCCGTGGTATTACCTGCTGGGGCGCCCATTCACCCTCTGTTCGGACCATGCCCCCCTCCAGTGGCTCCACCACATGAAGGATGCCAACGCCCGGATCACCCGGTGGTATCTGGCTCTCCAGCCTTTTAATTTCAAAGTGATCCATAGGCCGTGGCGCAGATGGCCGTGGCCGACTTCCTCTCCCGTTCCCATGGGGGGGGAGTAGGTTACGCCGGATGGCTCCCCGGCCTAAGTTGGGCAGTGGGGctatgtggaggtgggtatgggtggctgtcagctgcagaaggagaggtggtggagtggctcaggtgaacCCATttaactaattatgctctccctaaatacattagcatgctggacacaagaaGGGAGAAGCAGAAGCAGTCGGAGGAATGGCGGATGCTGACAGAAAGATTACTGAAGGATATTTTTACAAAAACTAAAACCATATTTCCTTACATGTCACTGAGAAACAGATGGACACTGGCATTGTAGTTGCACGCAGTACAGGGAGGTGGTCAGATATAAACACCAACAAATAAATGGCAGCCAGCAGCAGGGGTCCTCTGCTGGTCATAGTGTCATAGAGCTGCGTTCACAAACACCAACTGCCGCTTAACAAAGTTTATAAATGCCAGCTGgtgatataaaattatattaaaagagGTATAAAGCATCGAACGGCAGGGGTAAAAAGAGACATTATGACCCAATCTGCTTTCCATACACGATAATGTCACGATAATTTATCAACTTATTGAGGTCAGCAAAGATCATCAAGGTtatgtccatatatcgtacaATATTGCCCGTcgtgtttacatgcgtgtttatttgaataagaatgtcaccaacattttaaccaacatgatgccagaattaaacagcagggttttccctacattATAAGACGTGGACACAACGCCCTAGAGTTTTTCACAGCTCCTAAACTGAatatagcagaaaaaaaactgctgaGTCTGAGACACATTTTTCTATCATTTCTGGTTGtactgcttctgtcctctcgtcgtCTGCTCTCTTTGTCTGAGTTACACCATGGGCGGGGCTCAGGTGGCTTAAAAGTTCATTGCTCTTTGAAAGGGTATACTTGCATTATTATCTGGGACAAtattatcgtccaacaaaagtacaTAGTGACAGGCCTACGTACCGAAGGATAAAGACACGCAGGtgtcataaaataaaaacaaaacaaatctccGATAGTCCGGATGTAAACATCAATGGCCATTCTGACTTTACAGCACAGTCAAACATCTCATAACGACCATCACATTCAGCTGCAGCCTCCAAactaaaagataaaagaaaccTAAAACATGAACAAATCGTCACATCTTACCTTGATGAATGAAACAGTGTAGTGACATGTGGTCACTATTCTCCTGCTCAAAGTCCTcctcgtcatcatcatcatcaagaaAAGCAAATTCATTGTTAAGTagctcctcttcatcttcctcctcctgggCTGCTTCGCACCGGTTCTCCCGGCTCCGCTGTCGGAGCTGGGTGAGAGCCTCCCGTCCGGCGGCGCAGGGCTGTCCCTCCCTGAAGCAGAGGATGAGGTCGTCTTCGCTCCCGTCAGTTCTCACAGACAGTCCACAAACTTTGAAAGACTGTCTGATCATATCCTTGTCCAGTTTGTCCCAGGCTGCGACCACCCAGTCCACCAGCAGGCGGCGGGCGGGGACTTTTAGGTTCCCTCCGGCTGTGTATTCCTTATCTGCGTCCCCAGCCGCCCACTGATCGTAGGCATCCTGCAGACTCTGCTTGAAGGGCTGGTTCCACATCACAGCAGGAGGTTGGATATATTTAGTGCAGCCTCCCGGGATCACCGCTGTCGTGACGTTGTAGCCACATTTCAGTTCAGCTTTGGTGGCGACACCGGTGTGGCAGCGGTACGAGTCCCACACCAGGAGCCGCGGGTTGACGTTGAATTTTCCCACCACGGACTGCAGCCAGTCTGCGGTGAGAGCATCGTTCATCCAGCCGTTCACAGACGTGGAAATCACCGCGCTGGagatctgctgctgcagcgCCTTCACTTCACCAGCAGCCTTTCTGAAGACGATATACGGCTTCAGTTTGGTGCCGTCGGCCTTGGCGGCGAGGACCACAGTAAGATGGCTGTCCTCGTATCTCGTGGTTTTCGGAGCCACACTCTTCGCACCTCGTGTATCAATAGCAGTGGGGGacaccatgttaaacaaaactgCAGTCTCATCCATTACAATGATGCCCCCCTCTAAAATCCTGTTAGAGCTGACCGCCTTGCCAACGTAGTCAACAAACGAAACCAGTTTCTCAGTGGGAGGGGTTTCTTCCTGGCTCATGGGGGTGCGACGTCGAAGTGAGAGGTCGTTGCGCTGCAGAAATCTTTGTAGCCAACCCGTGCTAGCCACAAACATCTTGCCCCCATCGCTCACTGAAGGGTAGATCTCCAGCGCTTTCTTTTTAATCATATTTCTCGATACTCTGTTATGTTTGTCCAGCATTGAGTAGATCCACTGTGAGAGCCTCCTCTCCAGCTCCAGGCTCACTTTCTTCCTGCCCCCTCCAGTGAGCCGGGCTCTGCTCTTGTCAGCTAACAGCAGCTTGCCCCTCTGTTTCCTCCAGTCCCTGATTCTTTTTGAGTCAATGTTAAAATGCCGTGCAGTTTTCTCTGCTGAATGTGTCTCTGCATACTGCAAAACTCTCTCTTTGAATTTGAAATCAAATTTACgtctttctttttccatctGTTCAGTTTTACTTTGATGAAATTGCGAGGACTGAAGtttctcttcatcatcttcttcactcttcacagggacAGGAGTGAATGGGAACTTGGTGAtatcggcctcctccagccctcgaagctgctctccctcctgactggtccagagttcctcctgttcctctttaatgtgtgggggctctgggtcctggtccagactggggctCCACTCCTGCTGCTCTTCTTTAACAAtcagttttttgtcatttgaggGTAAAGctgaaacacagacattaaGTTATTAATGTATATTTGGAAACTTGAACATATACAATTCCATGAGACATGACAAACTCATCATGTGAGCTGCTTTGGAAAATTAATAGGCAACAATTTTTATAATCTAGGCCAGAGTGCATCTGTATACGCCATTGAAATGTAAAGAGATACTTCGgattttttgaagtggggttgtatgagctACTaatccatagtcagtgtattacctgcTGTAGATGGCAGTCGGCACTCCCCCAGtgtggagaagcagagagttgtaCTGAtactcctgtctgcttctccaaactgggggctATAATAACTGATTATAGCTGCGTTTCAACCGCAGGAACTATCCCCAGctactaggaacctttggaggaactggGTACGTTTCCActgcagggaccagggtctaaattaagaaAGGATACAACAGATGGACTGATGACGAATTCCAGACCTTGTTGAGTATTTTTGCTGCGGACAAAATCCAGAGGGAATTGGAAACGGCGACCCGAAATAATAAGGTGTATGCAAAAATCTCCAGCAAGTTAAGCGAGCTGAACATTGTACACACCAGGGAACAGTGCCGggagaagattaaaaaaatcaaacaggATTACAAGAAAATCAAGGACCACAACAACAGAAGCAGCTCTGACTGGCACACCAACAAGTGGTTCGACCGCCTGGAtgcgttgctgggtcacaggccggCCTTCTCTGGCTCAGCAGCAACTGCATTGTTGGATCCATGATGGACGATACGGAAACAGATGACCAGTGTGTTAATTGCTATAAACATTACAGGTAACTGATGTTGTTGCCCTACACAAAAGCCTAACGTTAGCCACGTGCTAACGACAACCGCTAATGCTAACCGCTCATGGTGTAGAACTGCGGTGTTCGTAAGACAAAAGTTGGCTAAATTGGTCGTACAAAACTGTATTGTGCTAAGGTCACTGCAGTGAGGCAAAACctaacatttgtgtttttcactgtaTTCTTCAGATGAAATGCACAGTGAACTGCAGGCCGCCGAGACCAGCGTGTTTACTCCtgcgaccaccagcagccctcATCCGATGTCTCcagctgaagcacacaaacgccGAGGTATAAAGCATTTTGCTTTCTGTATCTTAACGTTACCTTAGTGCTGTTCTGTCTTTAATATTTATTCTTACTGTcttatttcagaatcagaaatactttattgatccccgaggggaaactctttcgttacagcagctcactgtcacgtcagtgcacacaggaagagaagtactaagtaaaaagcaaaacatataatacactttaatacaggtcagaaaataaattaagtaccaagtgggtataagtataaaataagtgtgaagtacaaagtgggtttactggttaatgataataatacggtataaggtaatagtgcatgaactgtcaagttaagatAGCTTATTAacagacggaggatattgcacagcagtaatagaggtatgagtaaatatcaataaatagggaattttaaactgaaaagagtatattgcacaattatgtcaagtattgcagagatgtaatgatcaatgtccagtttaatgacttagtcatagagactgacacttagagggaggagtgtgatggccacaggcaggaatgacttcctgtggtgctttttggggggaaatgtaTGGATTTAATCcataaactgtgtttgtgtatttacttATTGTGTTACATTTCAACttaggaaagaggaaaagggatGCTGACTTCCTTGATGTGATGAAGGACATGGACGAAGCTAACCAGACCGTCCTGCAGCAAGGACAGGGACAGCGGGACCAGTACATGCAGCTGTTGCTTGAGAGCCAGGCAGAGGAAAGGGAGTTGAGGAGGCAAGAGTTGGCATTCCTCtagtcagaggaggaagaaaccagacggcagcagggagACTTTCAGGACGAGTTTCTGTCTGTTCTTGGCCAGCTTGTACAGTTGCTGAGCCAAAGAAGAAGCTACACTGCCACACCACTGGACTAAAGACTGCTGCTTGCccctcttgtttttgttgtacctgCTTACTTTACACTTATTATATAAGTTACTAGAATTATGCAGCTGTGACAATTTTTATTGATAAATGGCAGCTACAATGCATACACTTTCACACATCAGCTCTGTAAACAGTAATCTGACAGGCTACTACAATGTGTTCAGAAACCTCATTAGACCTGTACCTGCGTCTAGCCCCTCTGCCTCCACAGTGGATGGCAGTACACCGTCAGGCTGGTTTAACGTAGTGGCACCCCGTTCTTCTCTGTACTCATCACCCTTCATTTCAGAGGTTATGCAGAATACAACATGCTAGCAAAAAGGATTTGACCTTGTGTATGTTGCAGTCATTTCATTTTAGCAAGCACCTCCATCTGCCCTTCAGTCTGCCAAAAGCGTTTTTAACCACCACCCTGGTTCTGCTTGTTTTGTGGTTGTACACAAGTTGCTGGGGTGTCAATCGTCCATTGTCTGTGAAAGGTTTCATCAGCCAGCTCTTCAAAGGATCGGCTGCGTCACCAAGGATATAGTACCCCGCATCATGTccacaaatattttttgtttcatgagGGAGCAGCAAACCCATGTCCACTACACCCCATAACCCCGACAAGCGCAGCACTCCCTGCCGCTCCGATAAAAACATTCCAAAAGAGACCACTTCCACCCACGACAGCCTGCAGGATGATCGAATGCCAGCCCTTGCGGTTGAAATACTCTGTGTGATATTCCTCTGGTCCAAGAATAGGGATGCGTGATCTATCAATTGCACCTACACACTGTGGTAACCCCCATCTTTGCTCAAAATATGCCACtattttctttaacttttcaCTGTTTAACTTCTAACTTCTGCTATGAGTACCTTCTCAACAGAGGAGCAGAAATCGTGTACACGGTGGCACACCGTAGTAATGCCAACTCCAAATAAGTGAGAGATGCTCCCGTACTCTGAGTTGGTCGCAAGTTTCCACAGTGCAATGGCGATTCTTTTTTGAATGGGTTCACAATAGCGATAGTTTGTGTCACGTCTTCACAGGTCTGACTGCAATCGACGGCAGAGGTACAGAAATGTGTCCTTAGACATTTGGAAATTCTGTATCCACTGGGCCTCGGTGAAAGTTGGAACCACGGTTTCCCACCACTCAGTTGCTCTATTGTGTACCCAAACAGTTGGTGAAACATGACGCATTCTGTAGTactagaaacacacacaaaggtgcCAAAAATAAGTCGATGTACTATACAATAACTTATTCACAGTTGTGattcaatttacagtatatatcaacAGCTTACcattcttgttttttgtgcCCGATAGCGCCATCTCACGATCAATCTCCGGAATAGCTCGTGAAATCTGTTTGTTTACTTTACGTCTGGCATTTCCGCTGTTTAGAATCCGCTTTGCTACTACTGCTCGTCTCTTCTCCAGCACTGACTCATCAACCCCATTTGCAAAGCAGTAAAACAGCAGCACGACTTGCATCTCCTCCATTGTTTACAGTTGTTGCAGTGTCGCACAAATAATGCCGCCGTCCGTTGCTTTATGTGGCATCACGTCTTCATGTTACCGCCACCCACTGGACTGGAGTATTGTTGTATAGTCGCGCGCAAAAATGACATGTAAAAACAGACGTTGCTTTTTCATacgtaatttgcctaatcttcgtGGGTCTTCAGACCTCGGTGGAAATGCAGACAACAGTGGGCTGAAGAAACTTTTTAGTTCTTGAAAAGAAGTTGCTGGGAAAAAAAGTTCTTGgtacttttggtggaaaagcagcttATGGTACcgcatacaaccccacttcaaaaaacacaaactatccctttaaaataattttgcttcaaattttgctctggcctcttcCTTAAGTttatattcaacataataccttcttatctcaatgaaatgtactgaaacaaatgtatatgtgacacaaaaaggcaatttattatttGGCCAGTAAAAAAAAGGCTTGGCCggtggatttttttcatctaaCAGTCCCCTTGGCCAGTGAGTCAAAAAGGTAATTTCGGACACTGTTTCACCGGCATGAACAGACGCACACTGGCGTTGTAGTTGCCGTACAGGAAGGCGGTCAGATGTACAAACCCAGGAATAAACAGCAGTCGGCAGCAGGGGTCCTGGCGCGCCTTCTGCCGGTCACAGTGTGCAGGCGCATAGAGCTGTATTCACAAACGCAAACTGCCGCTTTCAACGAGGTTTATAAACGCCAGCTGGCGatataaaactatattaaaAAAGAGGTATAAAGCATCGAACGGCAGGGAAAGAGACAAATTATGACCCAATCGGCTTTCCATACAGAGTGTATCGGAATGAATGAATCCAGGTTTAAGCATCAGCACTGAAAGCCTATTTTCCTAAAACAAATTGTATTATAGTAGATTACAGTAGGCTTAAAGATTGCATTTTAAAAGTGTATATAAGTGTATATGTATTATAAGTGAACTTGTCAAATGCCATGTCAAATTTACACACATGATTTAAtttgtgtgaagtgtgaacagtCACATAGGTAAATACCCCCAGGTGtcataagataaaaacaaatctcagaTAGTCCGGATGTAAACATCAATGGCCATTCTGACTTTACAGCACAGTCAAACATCTCATAACGACCATCACATTCAGCTGCAGACTCCAAactaaaagataaaataagattGGATATTGTCTAAAACATGAACAAATCATCACATCTTACCTTGATGAATGAAACGGTGCAGTGACATGTGGTCACAATCCTCCTGCTCAAagtcctcctcatcatcatcaaaaacaacaaattcattGTTAAGTAGctcctcttcatctccctcctcctggGCTGCTTCGCACCGGTTCTCCCGGCTCCGCTGTCGGAGCTGGGTGAGAGCCTCCCGTCCGGCGGCGCAGGGCTGTCCCTCCCTGAAGCAGAGGATGAGGTCGTCTTCGCTCCCGTCAGTTCTCACAGACAGTCCACAAACTTTGAAAGACTGTCTGATCATATCCTTGTCCAGTTTGTCCCAGGCTGCGACCACCCAGTCCACCAGCAGGCGGCGGGCGGGGACTTTTAGGTTCCCTCCGGCTGTGTATTCCTTATCTGCGTCCCCAGCCGCCCACTGATCGTAGGCATCCTGCAGACTCTGCTTGAAGGGCTGGTTCCACATCACAGCAGGAGGTTGGATATATTTAGTGCAGCCTCCCGGGATCACCGCTGTCGTGACGTTGTAGCCACATTTCAGTTCAGCTTTGGTGGCGACACCGGTGTGGCAGCGTACGAGTCCCACACCAGGAGCCGCGGGTTGGCGTTGAATTTTCCCACCACGGACTGCAGCCAGTCTGCGGTGAGAGCATCGTTCATCCAGCCGTTCACAGACGTGGAAATCACCGCGCTGGagatctgctgctgcagcgCCTTCACTTCACCAGCAGCCTTTCTGAAGACGATATACGGCTTCAGTTTGGT encodes the following:
- the LOC122864529 gene encoding uncharacterized protein LOC122864529 gives rise to the protein MWNQPFKQSLQDAYDQWAAGDADKEYTAGGNLKVPARRLLVDWVVAAWDKLDKDMIRQSFKVCGLSVRTDGSEDDLILCFREGQPCAAGREALTQLRQRSRENRCEAAQEEGDEEELLNNEFVVFDDDEEDFEQEDCDHMSLHRFIHQALPSNDKKLIVKEEQQEWSPSLDQDPEPPHIKEEQEELWTSQEGEQLRGLEEADITKFPFTPVPVKSEEDDEEKLQSSQFHQSKTEQMEKERRKFDFKFKERVLQYAETHSAEKTARHFNIDSKRIRDWRKQRGKLLLADKSRARLTGGGRKKVSLELERRLSQWIYSMLDKHNRVSRNMIKKKALEIYPSVSDGGKMFVASTGWLQRFLQRNDLSLRRRTPMSQEETPPTEKLVSFVDYVGKAVSSNRILEGGIIVMDETAVLFNMVSPTAIDTRGAKSVAPKTTRYEDSHLTVVLAAKADGTKLKPYIVFRKAAGEVKALQQQISSAVISTSVNGWMNDALTADWLQSVVGKFNVNPRLLVWDSYRCHTGVATKAELKCGYNVTTAVIPGGCTKYIQPPAVMWNQPFKQSLQDAYDQWAAGDADKEYTAGGNLKVPARRLLVDWVVAAWDKLDKDMIRQSFKVCGLSVRTDGSEDDLILCFREGQPCAAGREALTQLRQRSRENRCEAAQEEEDEEELLNNEFAFLDDDDDEEDFEQENSDHMSLHCFIHQALPSNNKKTIVVKEEQQEWSPSLDQDPEPPHIKEEQEELWTSQEGEQLRGLEEADITKFPFAPVPVKSEEDEEKPQSSRSFIKAKLNRWKQELMERTVEDQDQPGTQIQIHIYNLTLMTRLETLLRLMTVMTGTRPVNLSQV